A genomic window from Solanum stenotomum isolate F172 chromosome 10, ASM1918654v1, whole genome shotgun sequence includes:
- the LOC125842335 gene encoding probable trehalase isoform X1, with the protein MGKAIIFIIFTMSMNMIKAETCKSIDKGPVIPTTPLVIFLEKVQEAALQTYGHEGFDAKLFVDMSLRENLSETVEAFNKLPRTVNGSVSKSDLDGFIGSYLSSPDEDLVYVEPMDFVPEPEGFLPKVKNSEVRAWALEVHSLWKNLSRKVADHVLEKPELYTLLPLKNPVIIPGSRFKEVYYWDSYWVIRGLLAGKMYETAKGIVTNLVSLIDQFGYVLNGARAYYSNRSQPPVLATMIVDLFNQTGDLNLVRRSLPALLKENHFWNSGIHKVTIQDAQGTNHSLSRYYAMWNKPRPESSTIDSETASVLPNICEKRELYRELASAAESGWDFSSRWMSNESDLTTTSTTSILPVDLNAFLLKMELDIAFLANLVGESSTASHFTEAAQNRQKAINCIFWNAEMGQWLDYWLTNSDTSEDIYKWEDLHQNKKSFASNFVPLWTEISCSDNNITTQKVVQSLMSSGLLQPAGIAMTLSNTGQQWDFPNGWPPLQHIIIEGLLRSGLEEARTLAKDIAIRWLRTNYVTYKKTGAMYEKYDVTKCGAYGGGGEYMSQTGFGWSNGVVLALLEEFGWPEDLKIDC; encoded by the exons ATGGGTAAagctataatttttattatttttactatgtCTATGAATATGATTAAAGCTGAAACTTGCAAATCCATTGATAAGGGTCCTGTAATCCCAACAACCCCTTTAgtgatttttcttgaaaaagttCAAGAAGCTGCTCTTCAAACTTATGGCCATGAAGGGTTTGATGCTAAACTGTTTGTTGATATGTCACTGAGAGAGAATCTTTCAGAAACAGTTGAAGCTTTTAATAAGCTTCCAAGAACTGTGAATGGTTCAGTATCAAAAAGTGATTTGGATGGTTTTATAGGTAGTTATTTGAGTAGTCCTGATGAGGATTTGGTTTATGTTGAGCCTATGGATTTTGTGCCTGAGCCTGAAGGCTTTTTGCCAAAGGTGAAGAATTCTGAGGTGAGGGCATGGGCATTAGAGGTGCATTCACTTTGGAAGAATTTAAGTAGGAAAGTGGCTGATCATGTATTGGAAAAACCAGAGTTGTATACTTTGCTTCCATTGAAAAATCCAGTTATTATACCGGGATCGCGTTTTAAGGAGGTTTATTATTGGGATTCTTATTGGGTAATAAG GGGTTTGTTAGCAGGCAAAATGTATGAAACTGCAAAAGGGATTGTGACTAATCTGGTTTCTCTGATAGATCAATTTGGTTATGTTCTTAACGGCGCAAGAGCATACTACAGTAACAGAAG TCAGCCTCCTGTCCTGGCCACGATGATTGTTGACCTATTCAATCAGACAGGTGATTTAAATTTGGTTAGAAGATCCCTTCCTGCTTTGCTCAAGGAGAATCATTTTTGGAATTCAG GAATACATAAGGTGACTATTCAAGATGCTCAGGGAACAAACCACAGCTTGAGTCGGTACTATGCTATGTGGAATAAGCCCCGTCCAGAATCGTCAACCATA GACAGTGAAACAGCTTCCGTACTACCAAATATATGTGAAAAAAGAGAATTATACCGTGAACTGGCATCAGCTGCTGAAAGTGGATGGGATTTCAGTTCAAGATGGATGAG CAACGAATCTGATCTGACAACAACTAGTACAACATCAATTCTACCAGTTGATTTGAATGCATTCCTTCTGAAG ATGGAACTTGACATAGCCTTTCTAGCAAATCTTGTTGGAGAAAGTAGCACGGCTTCACATTTTACAGAAGCTGCTCAAAATAGACAGAAGGCTATAAACTGTATCTTTTGGAACGCAGAGATGGGGCAATGGCTTGATTACTGGCTTACCAACAGCGACACATCTGAG GATATTTATAAATGGGAAGATTTGCACCAGAACAAGAAGTCATTTGCCTCTAATTTTGTTCCGCTGTGGACTGAAATTTCTTGTTCAG ATAATAATATCACAACTCAGAAAGTAGTTCAAAGTCTCATGAGCTCGGGCTTGCTTCAGCCTGCAGGGATTGCAATGACCTTGTCTAATACTGGACAGCAATG GGATTTTCCGAATGGTTGGCCCCCCCTTCAGCACATAATCATTGAAGGTCTCTTAAGGTCTGGACTAGAAGAGGCAAGAACCTTAGCAAAAGACATTGCTATTCGCTGGTTAAGAACTAACTATGTGACTTACAAGAAAACCGGTGCtatgtatgaaaaatatgatGTCACAAAATGTGGAGCATATGGAGGTGGTGGTGAATATATGTCCCAA ACGGGTTTCGGATGGTCAAATGGCGTTGTACTGGCACTTCTAGAGGAATTTGGATGGcctgaagatttgaagattgaCTGCTAA
- the LOC125841895 gene encoding transcription factor MYB8-like, which translates to MGRAPCCVKEGLRKGPWSTKEDLLLTNYINQYGEGQWRSLPKNAGLLRCGKSCRLRWVNYLKPGIKRGNFSEDEEDLIVRLHSLLGNRWSLIAGRLPGRTDNEIKNYWNTHLIKKLKSTGIEPKPHKNFTKKEKSRKKEGKKSNNEKFKGQIVQVEKIKVFAPKPIRISCGILRNNSFENDTLSTPICSSNSNFEKVDVGKDKEKEVKLFPRELDFGDLLEGDGFFDEFLMGESCKFSNKVEMNDNMVEKVYEDYLLLLSEIQEDQKEQKFLM; encoded by the exons atggGAAGAGCACCATGTTGTGTCAAAGAAGGATTACGTAAAGGGCCATGGTCTACTAAAGAAGATTTATTACTTACTAATTATATCAATCAATATGGTGAAGGCCAATGGAGATCTTTGCCTAAAAATGCtg gATTGCTTAGGTGTGGAAAAAGTTGTAGACTAAGATGGGTGAATTATTTGAAGCCAGGGATTAAAAGAGGAAATTttagtgaagatgaagaagatcTTATAGTGAGATTACATTCACTTTTGGGTAATCGTTGGTCATTAATTGCCGGACGATTACCCGGTCGAACAGATAATGAAATCAAGAATTATTGGAATACGCATTTAATCAAGAAGCTCAAAAGCACGGGAATTGAACCAAAACCCCACAAGAATTTTACCAAAAaggagaaatcaagaaaaaaagaggGGAAGAAAAGCAACAATGAGAAGTTTAAGGGTCAAATTGTACAAGTTGAGAAGATTAAAGTATTTGCACCAAAGCCCATAAGGATTTCTTGTGGGATTTTAAGGAACAATAGTTTTGAAAATGATACATTGAGTACTCCTATTTGTTCCTCAAATagtaattttgaaaaagttgATGTTGGAAAAGACAAGGAAAAAGAGGTGAAATTATTTCCAAGGGAATTAGATTTTGGTGATTTACTTGAAGGGGATGGAttttttgatgaatttcttATGGGAGAAAGCtgcaaattttcaaacaaagtGGAAATGAATGATAATATGGTGGAAAAAGTTTATGAAGATTATCTTCTACTTCTTTCTGAAATTCAAGAAGATCAAAAGGAGCAAAAATTCTTAATGTAA
- the LOC125841893 gene encoding rsm22-cox11 tandem protein 2, mitochondrial — protein sequence MASIVSETVPKFTAEALKSAAKQSERCHIVPIRLRRAIKKYLREQEEPHMKRKVLRLSESFSQIKEVNLMLPTSTSKELFEDPLKSVDCSQRWKIKSAYGDIGLKYRDDETLAYVASRMPAVYSALYRVLSEVHRRLPGFSPAKVLDFGAGTGSAFWAVREVWPRSLSRINLVEPSQSMQRAGQSLIKGLKNLPLIQSYGSIQALSQDVKKSDRQHDLVIASYVLGEIPSLKDRITVVRQLWEQTGDVLVLVEPGTPQGSNIISQMRSHILWMEKRRSRKLEGVSGKDSKALTTLKNGVYIVAPCPHDGRCPLDNTGKYCHFVQRLQRTTSQRAYKRSKGEPLRGFEDEKFCFIAFRRGERPRQPWPLDSMKFETLKEQHARRNPEDLEIDYEDQFISEDEDIQDEVDHATYDSDATETDAVTENDDWEEEGEEKSHADLGGGWGRIIYSPLRRGKRIEMDVCRSMNQEGSEGSFERIVITKSKNPTLHHQARRSLWGDLWPF from the exons ATGGCGTCAATAGTATCGGAAACCGTTCCGAAGTTCACCGCGGAGGCCCTCAAATCCGCAGCTAAACAATCTGAACGTTGCCATATTGTTCCTATCCGTCTTCGTAGAGCTATCAAAAAGTATCTCCGAG AGCAAGAGGAGCCACATATGAAGAGAAAAGTGTTGAGGTTATCAGAATCTTTCAGCCAAATAAAGGAAGTGAATTTGATGCTTCCAACCTCCACATCCAAGGAGCTTTTTGAAGATCCTCTCAAGTCTGTTGATTGTTCACAGCGATGGAAAATCAAAAGTGCCTATGGTGACATTGGCCTCAAGTATAGGGATGATGAAACACTAGCCTATGTGGCGTCCCGTATGCCTGCTGTCTACTCTGCTCTTTATAGAGTTCTTAGTGag GTACACAGAAGATTGCCTGGTTTTTCACCTGCTAAGGTGTTGGATTTTGGGGCAGGGACTGGTTCTGCATTTTG GGCAGTTAGAGAAGTGTGGCCACGGTCATTGAGTAGAATTAATTTGGTAGAGCCATCACAGTCCATGCAGCGGGCCGGACAGAGCCTTATAAAAG GTCTTAAAAATTTGCCACTCATTCAAAGTTATGGAAGTATTCAAGCACTCTCTCAGGATGTCAAAAAGAGTGACAGACAACATGATCTTGTGATTGCT TCGTATGTACTTGGAGAAATTCCATCTCTGAAGGACAGAATCACGGTTGTACGCCAGCTTTGGGAACAGACAGGAGATGTTCTG GTCTTGGTAGAACCAGGAACACCACAAGGATCTAATATTATATCTCAAATGCGATCTCACATTTTATGGATGGAGAAAAGG aGAAGCCGCAAACTAGAAGGTGTATCTGGCAAAGATTCTAAAGCATTGACGACACTAAAGAACGGGGTATATATAGTTGCTCCG tgTCCACATGACGGACGTTGTCCTTTGGATAACACTGgaaaatattgtcattttgtTCAACGCTTGCAAAGGACAACATCGCAGCGTGCCTACAAG AGGTCGAAAGGAGAGCCTCTACGTGGCTTTGAAGATGAAAAGTTTTGCTTCATCGCTTTTAGACGAGGAGAACGGCCAAggcaa CCTTGGCCATTGGATAGTATGAAGTTTGAGACATTGAAGGAGCAGCATGCCAGAAGAAATCCAGAGGATTTAGAGATTGACTATG AGGACCAATTCATCTCAGAAGATGAGGATATTCAGGATGAAGTAGATCATGCCACGTATGATTCCGATGCTACAGAAACAGATGCCGTTACTGAAAATGATGATTGGGAGGAAGAAGGTGAAGAAAAGTCCCATGCCGATCTTGGTGGTGGTTGGGGAAGAATCATATACAGTCCTCTACGAAGGGGTAAGCGGATTGAAATGGACGTTTGTCGATCAATGAATCAAGAAGGCAGTGAAGGGTCATTTGAACGGATTGTTATTACAAAGAGCAAAAACCCAACATTGCATCATCAGGCACGAAGATCGCTTTGGGGTGACTTATGGCCCTTCTAA
- the LOC125842577 gene encoding short-chain dehydrogenase TIC 32 A, chloroplastic-like: MLETVKYLLGSAGASGYGSKSTAENVTEQSPDLRSVTAIITGATSGIGAETARVLAKRGVKLILPARSVKAAEETKARILSEVPEAEIIVMALDLSSLSSVRKFVAEFEYLNFPLNLLINNAGKFAHQHAISEDGIEMTFATNHLGHFLLTKLLLKKMIETSNKTGVQGRIVNVSSSIHGWFSGDSIQYLRLITKDKSQYDATRAYALSKLANVLHTKELARILKKMGANVTVNCVHPGIVRTRLTREREGLVTDLVFFLTSKLLKTIPQAAATTCYVATHPRLANVSGKYFADCNEVCSSKLGSNSTEAARIWSASEIMVAKNSNANLDPLDAQSD; encoded by the exons ATGCTTGAAACGGTGAAGTACCTGCTTGGTTCCGCCGGAGCTAGCGGTTACGGTTCAAAATCCACTGCCGAGAACGTCACCGAACAGTCTCCTGATCTTCGGTCGGTCACCGCTATTATCACTG GTGCGACGTCAGGAATTGGAGCGGAGACGGCGAGAGTTCTGGCGAAACGTGGTGTTAAGCTGATTTTACCGGCGCGTAGCGTAAAAGCGGCGGAGGAAACAAAAGCTCGAATCCTATCTGAAGTGCCAGAGGCGGAGATTATCGTTATGGCTCTCGATCTTAGCTCTCTGAGTTCCGTACGGAAGTTTGTAGCTGAATTTGAATATCTGAATTTTCCTCTCAATCTTCTCAT AAACAACGCCGGAAAATTCGCTCACCAGCATGCCATTTCTGAGGATGGAATTGAGATGACTTTTGCTACTAATCACTTAG GCCATTTCCTTTTGACAAAGCTTTTACTGAAGAAGATGATCGAGACGTCTAATAAAACGGGCGTTCAAGGAAGAATAGTGAATGTATCATCAAGCATCCATGGCTGGTTTTCCGGCGACTCGATTCAGTACCTCCGACTGATCACTAAAGACAAAAG TCAATACGATGCGACACGTGCATATGCTCTCTCGAAGCTGGCCAATGTTTTGCACACCAAGGAGCTGGCTCGGATATTGAAA AAAATGGGGGCAAATGTGACAGTCAATTGTGTTCATCCTGGAATTGTAAGAACTAGACTCACTAGAGAACGAGAAGGCCTCGTCACtg ATCTGGTATTCTTTTTGACCTCAAAACTCTTGAAGACTATTCCCCAG GCAGCTGCAACAACTTGCTATGTTGCTACTCACCCTAGACTTGCAAATGTGAGTGGAAAATATTTTGCAGACTGTAATGAAGTTTGTTCTTCAAAGTTGGGTTCCAATTCAACAGAAGCAGCACGCATATGGTCAGCTTCAGAGATTATGGTTGCTAAAAATTCAAATGCAAATTTAGATCCATTGGACGCTCAAAGCGACTAG